In the Methanosphaera stadtmanae DSM 3091 genome, ATAACTATGTGTCTAATGGTAAAGTTTGTTATAAAATAAATAATAAAACAATAAAAACCAATATTTCATTAACTGATGGAGTATTTACATTTGATTATACAACACCAGAAGTACCACCTGGTAAAAAAATACATGAAACTCTTACAATTATAATGGGTGAAAATAAAAAATATAATGCTATGAGAGTAGATATACCTCTTATTATATATTAATCACCCATTTTCTACTCTTTTTTAAAAAAAAATATTAAAAAAGCTATTTTTATACTCAAATATGTGACTCATACAAACTATATTACTATAGATATTTAGAAAATATAAATCAATACTTTCAAAAATTGAGGTAAGTAAATTAAAAAATAAAATAAGTAAACAGGTCTCATTTTTTAGAAGAACATTTACATAGATTTCTTATTGTCTAAGATTATACATTACTAATATAAATGTTATAATTAAATTGAGTAAAAACTTGATATTAGATAATAAACCATGAAAACGAACTTTTAGAATAAAAAAATAATCATTTTTATGAAATAATACAAGGAAATATCAATAATATGATAAATCACATGTTATTCTTTACAAAAAATCTTAAATATACTTTGAAACTATTATAAAAAAAAGAAAAGACTAGGAATACTTAATTAAAAGTATTCTAGTGTGAAATTTTAGTTTTTGATATGTATGAAGGTTTTGATAAACCTCTTAGTAGGGTACTCCATTTAGGAGTAGATCCACCCCAATAATTTCCATTAATGCTATTGTGTGAATTGGATGTTGCAGTAATTGCATTTCCAATATTTGATGCTTTATTGGATATTAAATTTGTTTTAGTTACTGTTAATTTATTTAAGTTTGCAATAGCTCCTCCACCAACTATTTTACCAGTTGCTTTATTTGATAAAAAGTCAGAATCTTTAACAGTTACATTTGCAGATATATATAATGCTCCACCAATAGATACATTCTTAGATGTTGCTGTGTTTGAAGCTAATTCACATTTATCTAGTGTTAAATTACCACTTTCATAGTAGATTGCTCCACCTGATGCTGATGATTGTGTTGCTTCAACATAGTTTTCTGATATTTTTGTATTTTGAACAGTTGCATATGTATGATATGCTTCTATTGCTCCACCTAATGCTGATTTAGATTTAGCACTATTTGATTTCAATACACTGTTATTTAATATCATAGCAGCATATTGTGAATAGATTGCTCCTGCTCCTGCAAAGAGTGTGTCTGTTGCTTTGTTAGATTGTAATATTGTATTGTTAATATACAAACCAGTTCCTAAACTACTTATTGCTCCACCAAGTGCATAGTTACTACCACTTACATGGTTGTTAGTAAATGAAGAGGATAATATTACAATATTTCCAAATGAAGATTTAATTGCTCCACCAAGAATTGTTTTACCTGTAGCTTTATTTCCATTAAATTTACAGTTTTTAATTACCATTTCTCCATCTTTAAAGTAGATTGCTCCACCACCAGTAGAGTTAGATCCTACAGCTTGGTTATTATTAAATTCAACATTATCCATTGAAGTTGTGTTGTTTATTAAACGTACAGCTCCACCTTCTGCATTGATGTTTTTTACAGTGTTGTTAATGAATTTTACAGTAGTTAAATTCATGATACCATTTGAATAAATAGCACCAGCAGATAATAATCCAGTAGCTTTATTGTTTACAAAGTTAACTCCTTTAATAGTTAATTTTCCAATAGACGATATTGCTCCTGCACTATTTTTCTCAATACTGTAACCATTCTTAATTGTTAAGAATTTAATTGTAACGTGTGTAATTGATGATGTTAATTTAAATATTGGTTTATATGTATCTCCACCAGTTATGATAGTTTTAGAAATACTTGAACCAACAATTGTTATTGAATTATTTAATAATATTCCAGATGCTGAATATGTTCCATCTAATAGAGTTACACATCCAAAGGTACTTACATGACCTACAGCATATGCTAATGTTTTGTATGGATGTGCTTTATCACCTAGGTTGTTATCATTACCTTTTGTACTTACATATACATTTTTTAATGATGATATTGTTAAGTTTTGAACAGTAGATGTTGAGTTATAGTATTGGTTAGCAAGTAAAGTTGCTGAGTATTTTAAGCTTAAACCACTGAAATTATTTGGTGGTCTGTAGCTTAAGGAAGCTACTCCTTTTGTAACATTAGCTCTACCAATGAAAGTACCATTTACTTTATATTCTACAACTCCTTTTTCAACATAGTGATTAGTTTCATCTAAAACATTAACTTTTAAAACAACACTTTCTCCAACTTTAACATTGTATGGATTACCAACTACTCTTACAGATAATTGACTTACATTAAGAGTATTTAAGTTGTAACTTGAATAATAGGAATCACTACCTAAATATGTTGCATTTAATCTGTATACACCTTTAGGTATTAATTTTAAAGTATATGTGAAGTTAGCATCACCATTTTTAACTAATGCTTTACCAACTACTGTGTTATTTACTTTAAATTCCACATATCCACCATTAACTCTTTGTTGGTTTTTATCTCTTACAACTGCAGATAGAACTACAGAACTACCTGTTTTTGTTTCAGCAGCTCTTGTTGTTGTAATTGTTCCAATTTTATCCACATTTATTCTTCCACCACTAAAACTTGAAGCATATTTCCAGTAACCAGTATATAATGCTATAATATCGAATTTTGTAGCAACATTAGTTGTTGGTTTAAAGGAATATAATGCATAACCATTTGATACATTGACTGTTTTTAGAACTTTACCATTTAATTTAAATGTTACTTCTCCTTTCCAAACATTGTTGTTATTTTCATCAATAACAGTTGCACTTAATGAAACAGTGTCATTAATTTTAGTATTCACAACTGGAACAACTACTTTTGTTTTAAGTTGATGTAAATATAATGTAGCATTTTTCTTTGCTCCATAAACTCTTTTATTTTCTGTACTAAATACATTGATTATAAAAGATTTAGAGTTAAGTGTTGATGGTAATGTGTAGTTATATACTGCATAACCTGTAGCATTTGTATAACATCTACCAAATGTTTCACCATTTAATTTAAATACAACAAGTGAATTGTTAATTGGTCTGTTTAATTCATCAACAGCTTGTGCTTTAAATGATACCTTAGATCCAGCTTTTGACATAACATTACTTGTATATATTCTTGAATTTAATTTTGTTATTGTTAAATATGATCTTACTGTAGCATTGGTATATTTTGCATTACCACTATATACAGCAGTTAATCTATATTTTCCAGGAACAAATGTTTTATTATAGTAAAATGTTGCTACACCATTAACTACTTTTATTTTATCAGAAATTGTGGTTCCTTTTATTTTAAAAACAACATTTCCTGTTGCATCAGATGCTAATTTTACTTTAATTGGTATTACTTTTAAGTATTTACCAGTAACATTATTTAATTGCATGTTAGGATTTTTACCTGATTCAATATCTAATTCCACTATGGTACTTACAGATTTTTTTAGATATTTTGAATCACCTGAATAAACAAAAGTTAAGTTATATGTTTTTGAATGGAATGATGTTGGAACATGATAGTTATATTTAACCATAGAACCATTGATGTTTATTTTGTTTGAAATTGTTTTACCATTTATTTTAAATACACTATTACCTGTTGCATCTGCAGGAACAATTGCTACAAATGTTGTGTTAGTTCCAGGACGTAGAGGTTGGTTATTTAATCTGATATTTGGATTGATTTTGGTTGTATTATTCTTTGTAGTAGATACTTTAGAATTATCTTCTGTTTCTACCGTGTTATTAGAAGTAGTTGTTGTACTTTTAGATTTTATTGTTTTATCTGTAGATTCTATGTTATTTTCACATTTAATGTTGTTGTTTTTAGATGTGTCAGTTTTAACTGATTTACCCTTAGAGGATACTTCTTTTAAATCATCAGTTACTTTTTTAGTTTCAACATTAGATGATATTTGATCTTGAATATCATGATTTACACTAACAACTGTTGAATTGTCTGTATTACTTGCAGTTACACTGCTTATTGATATTAACATAAATATTACTAATAAAGAAGCTAAAAAAATATGACTTCTTCTAGTACTAATGATTTTACCTCCTTTTAAATTAATAATTTAATTGAAGAATTCAATCTATAATAAATTTAAATATAAAAAAATTAATCATTCTTCATAATAGTTATTTTAGTCAAGCAAATATATATAATATTTGAAATAAAATCTATTAAATTAGAATAATTTATAATATCAATGATATAATTAGATAAAATTAGATAGCTAATAGAAAAATTAAGTTATATTTAATTATTTTAAAAAAAATAGAATAGTATTAATAAGAAGTAATTAATAAATATATCCGTATATAATTTCGAAATAATGTATGAAAAGATTATAATTTACTTGATAAAAATTCATACAATTTTGTTTATATAAATAAAAAAAATAAGGAGGATATAACATGTTAGAACAATTTTGGCAATATGGTATATTGGCTGCTGTTTTAATATTTGGTCTCAAAATTGGACTAGCTTTAGGATTTTCAGGTATTGAAAAGAAAAAAGTTCTTTTAATATTAGTTGGTTATGGCGTAGCTTTAACTATATTTTCATATGTATTAACACCATATACACAACAAGTATATACCTTTGTATACCAATACACATCGGGAATTTTCGCTTGTATTGCAATTGTAATTCTTATTACTGGATTTAAAACAATATATGATTGGAAAGTAACTGGAAAAGATGTTGGTTCAGGTACTTGTATGGCTGTAGTTGCACCATGTCCTTGCTGTTTTGGAGCTATTTTAGCTTCCATCATGTTAGTAGCACCAATAGCTGGAGTTTCATCAATAACATTAGGTGTATTCTCTTCAGTAGCATTAGTGCTTGTTATGGGAATAACTTATTTCTTATCTATGCAAATTGTAAAAAGAATGAAACAACCATACCCTATAGTTTTAGGTAATTTCATGATATTTATAGGATTATACTTTGTTTTATGTCTTATTATATTACCAAACATGGCTTATATAACAACAGGAACATCAATTGAAATACAATCAATAGAAAATGTATCTTTAATGATTGTCAGTGTTTTATGTTTACTTATTGCAGGTGGAATATTTGCTAGAAACAAAAGTTATTTCTTAGAAAAATAAAACAAGAGACAAAGTAGGAGGAAAAGAAATGTCAACAGCCATTCCTGGTGGAGAAATGTTATCAGGAGCATTAAATGTTATTGCACAAAGTTTATTACTTCCAGTAATGATTTTACTTGTAATATTTGTTATATTTGCTATTATAGAATTAGGAGCAATTATTGCAGAATATACTGGGCGTAAGAAAATCACTGCAAAGGATAAAAGTATAATAATAAAAAATATTGCTTCTTGTAAAACACAAGATGAAATCTGTCAAGTACTCAATGACAGTAAATTAAAAAAATATGATAAAGAAATATTAACATCAATAGCAAAACTTGATAAAGAATTATATGATAAACAAACACGTGAAGTTTTAGCTAGAAATCTTCTTGAAGATCAAGAATTTAAAGTTGAAAAATCTCTAGAAAAAGCTGATATTGTAGCAAAAGTAGGATCTGGTTGTGGATTATTAGGTACAATTATTCCAATGGGCCCAGGACTAGCTGCACTAGGAAATGGAGATATGGTTACCTTAACTTCAAATCTAACAGTTGCTTTTAACACAACAACAGCTGGACTAGCTGCAGGTAGTTT is a window encoding:
- a CDS encoding DUF2162 domain-containing protein — protein: MLEQFWQYGILAAVLIFGLKIGLALGFSGIEKKKVLLILVGYGVALTIFSYVLTPYTQQVYTFVYQYTSGIFACIAIVILITGFKTIYDWKVTGKDVGSGTCMAVVAPCPCCFGAILASIMLVAPIAGVSSITLGVFSSVALVLVMGITYFLSMQIVKRMKQPYPIVLGNFMIFIGLYFVLCLIILPNMAYITTGTSIEIQSIENVSLMIVSVLCLLIAGGIFARNKSYFLEK
- a CDS encoding Ig-like domain-containing protein produces the protein MLISISSVTASNTDNSTVVSVNHDIQDQISSNVETKKVTDDLKEVSSKGKSVKTDTSKNNNIKCENNIESTDKTIKSKSTTTTSNNTVETEDNSKVSTTKNNTTKINPNIRLNNQPLRPGTNTTFVAIVPADATGNSVFKINGKTISNKININGSMVKYNYHVPTSFHSKTYNLTFVYSGDSKYLKKSVSTIVELDIESGKNPNMQLNNVTGKYLKVIPIKVKLASDATGNVVFKIKGTTISDKIKVVNGVATFYYNKTFVPGKYRLTAVYSGNAKYTNATVRSYLTITKLNSRIYTSNVMSKAGSKVSFKAQAVDELNRPINNSLVVFKLNGETFGRCYTNATGYAVYNYTLPSTLNSKSFIINVFSTENKRVYGAKKNATLYLHQLKTKVVVPVVNTKINDTVSLSATVIDENNNNVWKGEVTFKLNGKVLKTVNVSNGYALYSFKPTTNVATKFDIIALYTGYWKYASSFSGGRINVDKIGTITTTRAAETKTGSSVVLSAVVRDKNQQRVNGGYVEFKVNNTVVGKALVKNGDANFTYTLKLIPKGVYRLNATYLGSDSYYSSYNLNTLNVSQLSVRVVGNPYNVKVGESVVLKVNVLDETNHYVEKGVVEYKVNGTFIGRANVTKGVASLSYRPPNNFSGLSLKYSATLLANQYYNSTSTVQNLTISSLKNVYVSTKGNDNNLGDKAHPYKTLAYAVGHVSTFGCVTLLDGTYSASGILLNNSITIVGSSISKTIITGGDTYKPIFKLTSSITHVTIKFLTIKNGYSIEKNSAGAISSIGKLTIKGVNFVNNKATGLLSAGAIYSNGIMNLTTVKFINNTVKNINAEGGAVRLINNTTSMDNVEFNNNQAVGSNSTGGGAIYFKDGEMVIKNCKFNGNKATGKTILGGAIKSSFGNIVILSSSFTNNHVSGSNYALGGAISSLGTGLYINNTILQSNKATDTLFAGAGAIYSQYAAMILNNSVLKSNSAKSKSALGGAIEAYHTYATVQNTKISENYVEATQSSASGGAIYYESGNLTLDKCELASNTATSKNVSIGGALYISANVTVKDSDFLSNKATGKIVGGGAIANLNKLTVTKTNLISNKASNIGNAITATSNSHNSINGNYWGGSTPKWSTLLRGLSKPSYISKTKISH
- a CDS encoding MotA/TolQ/ExbB proton channel family protein yields the protein MSTAIPGGEMLSGALNVIAQSLLLPVMILLVIFVIFAIIELGAIIAEYTGRKKITAKDKSIIIKNIASCKTQDEICQVLNDSKLKKYDKEILTSIAKLDKELYDKQTREVLARNLLEDQEFKVEKSLEKADIVAKVGSGCGLLGTIIPMGPGLAALGNGDMVTLTSNLTVAFNTTTAGLAAGSLCFVISKIRSRWYEEDLAMLYDLSETILEVM